One genomic window of Pseudomonas sp. LFM046 includes the following:
- a CDS encoding aldehyde dehydrogenase family protein, producing MQNQLFIGGRFVPALKGGTIEVLSPHDGSLITHIAAAEAEDVDLAVAAAKRAFPAWAALSGAERGRLLLKLADKIEEHAEELAQLESLDTGHPIRDSRNLDVPRTAACFRYFGGMADKIEGAVIPVETGFLNYVQRKPVGVVGQIVPWNFPLMFTSWKMGPALAAGNTVVIKPSEITPLSTLRIAELMKEVGFPDGVVNVVPGYGQTAGQRLAEHEDVSKIAFTGSTATGRRIVEASQGNLKRVQLELGGKGANIVFEDADLDAAVNGAAWAIFHNQGQACIAGSRLVLHERIADEFLERFIGLARTIRLGSPLDPNTEMGPLTSTQHRDRVLAYVDIARAEGGRILTGGKAPSDPALAEGYYIEPTVVEAQPDHRVAQEEVFGPFVTVLRFSTDEEALAIANGTQYGLGSGLWTRDLQRAHRMAANIHAGMCWINCYKRVSPGSPFGGVGQSGYGREMGFEAIHDYTEARSVWVNVDAKIPPHFKR from the coding sequence ATGCAAAACCAACTCTTCATCGGCGGCCGATTCGTTCCGGCCCTGAAGGGCGGGACGATCGAAGTCCTGTCGCCCCACGACGGCTCGCTGATCACCCATATAGCCGCCGCCGAGGCTGAGGACGTGGACCTGGCCGTGGCAGCCGCCAAGCGCGCCTTTCCTGCCTGGGCGGCGCTGTCCGGCGCTGAGCGTGGGCGTCTGTTGCTGAAGCTGGCGGACAAGATCGAAGAACACGCCGAAGAACTGGCCCAACTCGAATCGCTGGACACTGGCCACCCGATCCGCGATTCCCGCAACCTCGACGTGCCGCGCACCGCCGCCTGTTTCCGCTACTTCGGTGGCATGGCCGACAAGATCGAGGGGGCGGTGATTCCGGTGGAAACCGGCTTCCTCAATTACGTGCAGCGCAAGCCCGTTGGTGTCGTCGGACAGATCGTGCCGTGGAACTTCCCGCTGATGTTCACCAGCTGGAAGATGGGACCGGCCCTGGCTGCTGGTAACACAGTGGTGATCAAGCCCTCGGAAATCACGCCACTGTCCACCCTGCGCATCGCTGAACTGATGAAGGAAGTGGGCTTCCCCGATGGCGTGGTCAACGTTGTGCCGGGTTACGGGCAGACCGCCGGCCAGCGCCTGGCCGAGCACGAAGACGTGAGCAAGATCGCCTTCACCGGTTCCACTGCGACCGGTCGGCGCATCGTCGAAGCCTCCCAGGGCAACCTCAAGCGGGTGCAGCTGGAACTGGGCGGGAAGGGCGCCAACATCGTCTTCGAAGATGCTGATCTGGACGCGGCCGTGAACGGCGCGGCCTGGGCCATCTTCCACAACCAGGGCCAGGCCTGCATCGCCGGCTCTCGGCTGGTCCTGCATGAGCGCATCGCCGACGAGTTCCTGGAACGCTTCATCGGCCTGGCCCGCACCATCCGCCTGGGCAGTCCGCTGGACCCGAACACCGAAATGGGGCCATTGACCTCCACGCAGCATCGCGACCGTGTATTGGCCTACGTGGACATCGCCCGTGCCGAGGGCGGCCGTATCCTGACCGGCGGCAAGGCGCCTTCCGATCCGGCCCTGGCTGAGGGCTACTACATCGAGCCGACCGTGGTCGAAGCCCAGCCTGACCATCGTGTGGCCCAGGAAGAGGTGTTCGGTCCCTTCGTCACCGTGCTGCGCTTCTCCACCGATGAAGAGGCACTGGCCATCGCCAATGGCACCCAGTACGGCCTGGGGAGCGGCCTGTGGACTCGTGACCTGCAGCGTGCTCACCGCATGGCGGCGAACATCCATGCCGGTATGTGCTGGATCAACTGCTACAAGCGCGTCAGCCCCGGCAGCCCGTTCGGTGGCGTGGGCCAGTCCGGCTATGGCCGCGAGATGGGCTTCGAGGCCATCCACGATTACACCGAGGCCCGCTCCGTGTGGGTCAATGTGGACGCGAAGATTCCGCCGCATTTCAAACGCTGA
- a CDS encoding maleylacetate reductase, which yields MNPFVYQGLASRVVFGRGKLETLAEELDKLGARRALILTTPEQCHLGGRVAGILGERAAGVYPQAVMHVPVEVARAARVEAARLDADCCVAIGGGSTIGLGKAIALESGLPILAVPTTYAGSEMTPIYGLTENRLKKTGRDVRVLPKTVVYDPQLTLSLPAAISACSGMNAMAHAVEALYAQDANPIITLMAEESIRALAEALPGVVTNPEDVEARSRALYGAWLAGICLGSVGMAIHHKLCHTLGGTFNLPHAQAHAVVLPHAAHYNCEAAADSLRRAARALGGREAEEVGPLLFALNQKLGIPASLAEIGLPTEGPAQTAVIACSSPYYNPRPFEQEAIEAMLVRAWKGLPPA from the coding sequence ATGAATCCATTCGTTTATCAGGGGTTGGCCTCACGCGTGGTGTTTGGCCGGGGCAAGCTGGAAACACTGGCCGAGGAGCTGGACAAGCTCGGCGCCCGCCGCGCGCTGATTCTCACCACTCCTGAGCAGTGTCACTTGGGCGGCCGTGTCGCTGGCATCCTCGGCGAGCGTGCTGCCGGGGTCTACCCGCAAGCAGTGATGCACGTGCCGGTGGAAGTGGCGCGTGCCGCCCGCGTCGAAGCGGCTCGGCTGGACGCGGATTGCTGCGTAGCCATTGGCGGTGGCTCCACCATCGGTCTGGGCAAGGCCATCGCCCTGGAGTCTGGCTTGCCGATCCTGGCGGTGCCGACCACCTACGCCGGTTCGGAAATGACGCCGATCTACGGGTTGACCGAGAACCGTTTGAAGAAGACCGGGCGTGACGTCCGTGTGCTGCCGAAGACGGTGGTCTACGACCCGCAGCTGACGCTGAGCCTGCCGGCGGCGATTTCTGCCTGCTCAGGCATGAATGCCATGGCCCACGCGGTGGAAGCACTCTACGCCCAGGACGCCAACCCCATCATCACGCTGATGGCGGAGGAGTCCATCCGTGCCCTGGCCGAAGCGCTGCCAGGCGTGGTAACCAACCCAGAAGACGTCGAGGCTCGCAGCCGCGCCCTCTATGGCGCCTGGCTGGCCGGCATCTGCCTGGGGTCGGTCGGCATGGCCATCCATCACAAGCTCTGCCACACCCTCGGCGGCACCTTCAATCTGCCTCATGCCCAGGCTCACGCAGTGGTGCTGCCCCATGCCGCCCATTACAACTGCGAAGCCGCCGCTGATTCCCTGCGCCGCGCAGCCCGCGCCCTGGGTGGCCGTGAGGCGGAGGAGGTGGGGCCGCTGCTCTTCGCCCTCAACCAGAAGCTGGGCATCCCGGCCTCCTTGGCCGAGATCGGCCTGCCCACGGAAGGTCCGGCACAAACGGCGGTGATCGCCTGTTCCAGTCCGTACTACAACCCGCGCCCCTTCGAGCAGGAGGCCATCGAGGCAATGCTCGTGCGGGCCTGGAAGGGCCTGCCACCGGCATGA
- a CDS encoding dioxygenase yields the protein MNNIPANEAKISAQAVAAFASTPNPRLRQVVQGLVRHLHAFASEVELTEEEWLEGIRFLTDTGRMCDGAVRQEFILLSDVIGLSMLVDAINHRATETATETTVFGPFYIAGMPERSHGENMAFTPGDQALVVGRVLDAGGEPIANAVLDVWQTAENGMYSGQDPEQPPTNLRGRYRTDATGHFAIRTIMPVSYPIPTDGPVGRLLQASDRHPWRPAHLHFMVMAPGHRTLVTHLFNHDDPYLDSDVVFGVKDSLKVVYQPCQANHALASVHDINGTFRLASYDFVLERETP from the coding sequence ATGAACAACATCCCGGCCAACGAAGCGAAAATCTCTGCCCAGGCCGTAGCTGCTTTCGCCAGCACACCCAACCCGCGCCTGCGCCAGGTGGTGCAGGGTCTGGTGCGCCACCTGCACGCCTTCGCCAGCGAGGTGGAGTTGACTGAGGAGGAGTGGTTGGAGGGCATTCGTTTTCTCACCGACACCGGGAGGATGTGTGACGGCGCGGTACGCCAGGAATTCATCCTGCTGTCGGATGTAATCGGCCTGTCGATGCTAGTGGACGCCATCAACCACCGCGCCACCGAAACGGCTACTGAAACCACAGTATTCGGGCCGTTCTACATCGCCGGTATGCCCGAGCGCAGCCACGGCGAGAACATGGCCTTCACCCCGGGCGACCAGGCCCTGGTAGTTGGCCGGGTGCTGGATGCCGGTGGTGAGCCGATTGCCAACGCTGTGCTGGATGTCTGGCAGACGGCGGAAAACGGCATGTATTCAGGGCAGGACCCGGAGCAGCCCCCGACCAACCTGCGCGGACGCTACCGTACGGACGCCACAGGGCACTTCGCCATTCGAACCATCATGCCGGTGAGCTATCCCATCCCTACCGATGGGCCGGTGGGCCGCCTGCTGCAGGCCAGCGACCGTCACCCGTGGCGCCCGGCGCACCTGCATTTCATGGTCATGGCACCGGGGCATCGCACTCTGGTCACCCACCTGTTCAACCATGACGACCCTTATCTGGACTCGGATGTGGTGTTCGGCGTGAAGGACTCTCTCAAGGTGGTCTACCAACCTTGCCAGGCGAACCATGCCCTGGCGTCCGTTCATGACATCAATGGCACGTTCCGCCTGGCCAGCTACGACTTCGTATTGGAGCGTGAAACCCCATGA
- a CDS encoding YciI family protein yields MSQYFAVFATDKPDHAILRNQVRPAHREHLRNPYPHRVVVRLGGPTLDSGNGRMNGTLLVVEAMSLAEVQAFLGDDPYVRAGLFEHIEIRPWNWGLGNPELRG; encoded by the coding sequence ATGAGCCAGTACTTCGCCGTCTTCGCCACCGACAAGCCGGACCACGCCATCTTGCGCAACCAGGTGCGCCCGGCCCATCGCGAGCATTTGCGCAATCCCTACCCGCACCGGGTGGTGGTGCGCCTGGGCGGGCCGACCCTGGACAGCGGTAACGGTCGCATGAATGGCACGTTGCTGGTGGTGGAGGCCATGAGCCTGGCCGAGGTGCAGGCCTTTCTGGGCGATGACCCCTACGTGCGCGCCGGGCTGTTCGAACACATCGAGATCCGCCCCTGGAACTGGGGCCTGGGTAATCCGGAGCTACGTGGATGA
- a CDS encoding Rieske 2Fe-2S domain-containing protein, producing MMELCALDAIADGGALALIAELEGHRHPLVLVRRGNQVWGYHNRCPHFSVGLDFRPGEFCTYRRQMLMCAHHSAMFRFEDGHCVEGPCKGSRLDAVPMRVVEGRVVLVG from the coding sequence ATGATGGAACTCTGCGCGCTGGACGCCATCGCCGACGGCGGCGCCCTGGCCCTGATCGCCGAGCTGGAAGGGCATCGCCACCCTTTGGTGCTGGTACGTCGGGGCAACCAGGTCTGGGGCTATCACAACCGCTGCCCGCACTTCTCCGTGGGTCTGGACTTTCGTCCCGGCGAGTTCTGCACCTACCGTCGTCAAATGTTGATGTGTGCCCACCACAGCGCCATGTTCCGTTTCGAGGACGGTCATTGTGTCGAAGGCCCCTGCAAAGGTAGCCGACTGGATGCGGTGCCAATGCGGGTCGTGGAGGGGAGGGTGGTGCTGGTGGGGTGA
- a CDS encoding LysR family transcriptional regulator — MNLFEDMRVFTVVVEAGGFSAAAQRLNIAKSVVSRRMSALERHLECRLFNRTTRRLSLTETGLDYFERAQRILREVSEAEEATRSLQSELRGRLRLAAPMSFGLKYLSPVLNEFMQVHPGLEVELDLNDRFVDLVNEGYDLTLRIGRLPDSTLVARELGPCPHAICASPGYLDAHGTPQGPDDLREHQCLGYKNRANSSQWQFLVGQEWRSIAVRPRLIANNGEVLVQAALDGLGLVSLPRFLLEESLASGQLVEVLPGFPLPSSQIYAVCPPGRRLPAKVRAFIDFLAKRLTRAAESA, encoded by the coding sequence ATGAACCTGTTCGAAGATATGCGGGTATTCACGGTGGTGGTGGAGGCCGGTGGCTTTTCGGCGGCGGCACAGCGCCTGAACATCGCCAAGTCTGTTGTCAGCCGGCGCATGAGTGCCCTGGAGCGGCATTTGGAGTGTCGATTGTTCAACCGTACAACCCGCCGGCTGAGCCTGACTGAAACCGGGCTGGACTATTTCGAGCGCGCCCAGCGAATCCTCCGTGAGGTTTCGGAGGCCGAAGAGGCAACCCGCAGCCTGCAGAGCGAGTTACGTGGGCGGCTGCGCCTGGCGGCGCCAATGTCCTTCGGGTTGAAGTATCTGTCGCCGGTCCTCAACGAATTCATGCAGGTCCACCCTGGGCTTGAGGTCGAGCTGGATCTGAACGACCGCTTCGTGGATCTGGTCAACGAGGGCTACGACCTGACCCTTCGCATAGGCCGCCTGCCCGATTCGACACTAGTGGCCCGTGAGCTGGGGCCTTGTCCCCATGCCATATGCGCGAGCCCCGGTTACCTCGACGCCCATGGGACGCCCCAGGGGCCGGACGACCTGCGCGAGCACCAGTGCCTGGGCTACAAGAACCGCGCCAACAGCAGCCAGTGGCAATTCCTCGTGGGACAGGAATGGCGCTCGATAGCGGTCCGACCACGGTTGATCGCGAACAATGGCGAGGTTCTGGTGCAGGCCGCGCTGGATGGCCTGGGGCTGGTGTCTTTGCCACGCTTTCTGCTGGAGGAGAGTTTGGCCAGCGGTCAACTAGTGGAGGTGTTGCCAGGCTTTCCGCTGCCCAGTTCGCAGATCTATGCGGTCTGCCCGCCGGGACGGCGGCTGCCGGCCAAGGTCCGAGCCTTCATCGATTTCCTGGCGAAGCGTCTTACTCGTGCTGCGGAATCCGCCTAG
- a CDS encoding cupin domain-containing protein gives MFTKAFLAAAFAALSITTASAGDRPPGKVTVVFDQPLPNAPGKSMKVVLVEYGPGAASPSHTHPKSAFIYATVLEGQVRSSVNGSPEKVYKAGEHFVEEPGSFHGVSANASETEPARLMAVFVLNSNEKELVTPAKK, from the coding sequence ATGTTCACAAAAGCTTTCCTGGCCGCTGCCTTTGCAGCGCTCTCGATCACCACAGCGTCTGCCGGCGACCGGCCGCCGGGCAAGGTGACGGTGGTATTCGATCAACCCCTGCCGAACGCCCCTGGCAAAAGCATGAAGGTTGTGCTCGTCGAGTACGGGCCGGGCGCCGCTTCACCGTCCCACACCCACCCCAAATCGGCCTTCATCTATGCAACGGTCCTTGAGGGCCAGGTACGCAGCAGCGTCAACGGCTCCCCGGAAAAGGTCTACAAGGCTGGCGAGCACTTCGTCGAAGAACCTGGCTCCTTTCACGGCGTCAGCGCGAACGCCAGTGAAACCGAACCCGCACGCCTGATGGCCGTGTTCGTCCTCAACAGCAACGAGAAAGAACTCGTCACGCCCGCCAAAAAGTGA
- a CDS encoding SDR family oxidoreductase, whose translation MKIVVIGGTGLIGSKLVKHLRERGHDVLAASPSTGVNSITREGLAQAMDGTDIVVDVANAPVWEDQAVLDFFETSTRNLLAAEAAAGVRHHVALSIVGTERLPDSGYFRAKVAQENLIKASGIPYTILRATQFFEFVGGIAESFAVGTELHVSPALIQPIASDDVAAVLADVTLEAPANGTVEVAGPEAMPIDELIRRHLRGTQDTRKVVPDVHARYFGALLDDQSLTPGKNPRLGAIRFEDWLGQSRG comes from the coding sequence ATGAAGATCGTCGTCATCGGAGGCACCGGCCTCATCGGCTCGAAACTTGTGAAGCACCTCCGCGAGCGCGGCCATGACGTGCTCGCGGCCTCCCCCAGCACGGGCGTGAACAGCATCACCCGCGAGGGCCTGGCCCAGGCGATGGATGGTACGGACATCGTCGTCGACGTGGCCAATGCGCCCGTGTGGGAGGACCAGGCAGTTCTCGACTTCTTTGAAACCTCCACCCGCAACCTGCTGGCGGCCGAAGCCGCCGCCGGCGTCCGCCATCACGTCGCACTTTCGATCGTCGGCACTGAACGCCTGCCCGACAGCGGCTACTTCCGGGCCAAGGTTGCGCAGGAAAACCTCATCAAGGCGTCCGGCATCCCCTACACCATCCTGCGTGCCACGCAGTTCTTCGAATTCGTCGGCGGAATTGCCGAATCCTTTGCCGTCGGCACAGAGCTGCATGTGTCACCGGCGCTGATCCAGCCGATCGCGTCCGATGACGTAGCGGCAGTCCTCGCCGACGTCACCCTCGAAGCGCCGGCCAATGGCACCGTCGAAGTCGCCGGCCCCGAGGCCATGCCCATAGACGAACTGATCCGGCGCCACCTGCGGGGCACGCAAGACACACGCAAGGTGGTGCCGGACGTACACGCCCGCTACTTCGGCGCCCTTCTCGACGATCAGTCGCTGACCCCCGGCAAGAACCCGCGCCTCGGTGCGATCCGTTTCGAGGACTGGCTCGGGCAGTCACGGGGCTGA
- a CDS encoding winged helix-turn-helix domain-containing tetratricopeptide repeat protein — translation MQFMFGDYVLDQGRRELTLRGQVVAVGPQVFDLLLHLVSNRERVVSKDDLLNAVWSGRIVSESTITSHINAVRKAVGDTGEEQRLVRTVARKGYRFVGEIKVGEPADAAQPDGPGADEPAPVDSKATPPSALLLPDKPSITVLPFQNLVGDPEQDYFADGVVEDIIAALSRIRWLFVIARNSSFTYKGRAVDVKDVGQALGVRYVLEGSVRKSGNKVRITGQLIDATTGMHIWAERFEGLLDNLFDLQDQIAESVVGAIAPQLERAEIERAKRKPTESLDAYDYYLRGMAKLHNGTREAIAEALPLFYKATELDPEFASAYGMEAWCYFWRKVNGWMADRPREIAEGTRLARLAVELGRNDAVALTRGGHALGHLAGDLDGGIALIDRARLLNPNLAPAWYLGGILRALRGETDAAIENLTHATRLSPLDPEMFRMQVGMAIAHFFARRFDTAADWADKALGNLPSLLPAVALLAASHAHSGRMDKAKLAMQRLQELDPSLRISGLKDWLPIHRAEDLALFADGLRLAGLPE, via the coding sequence TTGCAATTCATGTTTGGAGACTACGTGCTCGATCAGGGGCGCCGGGAACTGACCTTGCGCGGGCAAGTTGTGGCCGTCGGGCCGCAGGTCTTCGATCTGTTATTGCATCTCGTCAGCAACCGCGAGCGCGTTGTCAGCAAGGACGACCTGCTCAACGCGGTGTGGAGTGGCCGGATCGTCTCGGAATCGACGATCACCAGCCACATCAACGCGGTTCGCAAGGCTGTCGGCGACACCGGAGAAGAGCAGCGGCTGGTTCGGACGGTCGCCCGCAAGGGTTACCGCTTCGTCGGCGAAATCAAGGTCGGCGAGCCAGCGGACGCGGCGCAGCCTGACGGGCCAGGCGCCGACGAACCCGCTCCCGTCGATTCGAAGGCGACGCCACCCTCCGCGCTCCTCCTGCCGGACAAACCGTCCATCACCGTCCTGCCGTTCCAGAACCTGGTCGGGGACCCGGAGCAGGACTATTTCGCCGACGGCGTGGTGGAGGACATCATCGCCGCCCTGTCGCGCATCCGCTGGCTGTTCGTCATCGCGCGCAATTCGAGCTTCACCTACAAGGGGAGGGCGGTGGACGTCAAAGACGTCGGCCAGGCGCTCGGCGTGCGCTACGTGCTGGAAGGTAGCGTGCGAAAGTCCGGGAACAAGGTGCGAATCACCGGACAACTCATCGACGCGACGACCGGGATGCATATCTGGGCGGAGCGATTCGAAGGCCTGCTCGACAACCTCTTCGACCTGCAGGATCAAATCGCCGAAAGCGTCGTCGGCGCGATCGCGCCGCAGCTCGAACGGGCGGAAATCGAGCGCGCCAAGCGCAAACCCACGGAAAGCCTGGACGCCTACGACTATTACCTGCGCGGCATGGCGAAACTGCACAACGGAACCCGGGAAGCCATCGCGGAGGCGCTGCCGTTGTTCTACAAGGCTACCGAGCTCGATCCGGAGTTCGCGTCGGCCTATGGCATGGAGGCCTGGTGCTACTTCTGGCGCAAAGTGAATGGCTGGATGGCCGATCGGCCCCGAGAGATCGCCGAGGGGACGAGGCTCGCGCGTCTGGCAGTGGAGCTCGGCCGGAACGATGCAGTGGCGCTGACCCGCGGCGGACACGCACTGGGTCATCTTGCTGGCGATCTCGATGGTGGTATCGCGCTCATTGACAGGGCACGCCTGCTCAATCCCAATCTCGCCCCCGCCTGGTACCTGGGCGGCATCCTGCGCGCGCTCCGAGGGGAAACAGACGCCGCGATCGAAAACCTGACCCATGCCACGCGCTTGAGTCCGCTGGATCCGGAAATGTTCAGGATGCAGGTGGGGATGGCGATCGCGCATTTCTTCGCCCGGCGCTTCGATACCGCTGCGGACTGGGCGGACAAGGCGCTGGGGAACCTGCCCAGTCTCCTGCCCGCGGTTGCGCTGCTGGCGGCCAGTCATGCCCATAGCGGGCGAATGG